One genomic region from Rosa rugosa chromosome 1, drRosRugo1.1, whole genome shotgun sequence encodes:
- the LOC133725082 gene encoding putative disease resistance protein RGA3, translated as MADAFVSVLLEQLASITYQQIEKEVRLVVGVEKEVAKITSNLKAIQAVLEDAEKRQVKEAIVRDWLEKLKDVSYEMDDVLDEWTTEILIQQVDHHQQGGEGSSTSTAAAAVTKKKVCFFVPSNCFCFGQVNRVIHRRDIARRIQDLSDRLNEIARERLSYNFLNTERVFEQLERFETSSLIDLSKTFGREDETEVVVGKLVGESSQEERNPLVIPIVGMGGMGKTTLAQIVYNNEKVKLNFTKRIWVCVSDPFSEIKIAKAIIEDLNKDDAPNSNDLQPLLKCIQRNIEGQKFLLVLDDVWTDDDRKWEQLKLSLQSGLVGSRILVTTRKEEVAMMMGVTSANMIHLEKLSEQCCWSIFYHIALAERERDESKVLESLGKDIVKRCKGLPLLAKVLGGLMRSKKTNKEWQDVLSSKIWGLDIVEKQVFQPLLLSYYDLTPMIKRCLLYCVTFPKDHIIDKRVLIELWMSQGFLGSVGNKEKIMMDIGESYFDNLVMRSFFQNFKEDEFGDIEECQMHDIVHDFLQYLTKNECLIVEFKGGEERIELPNKLGHLTIKMFAPEGPFPLSFDHCQRLRTITTFNCEITSLSRELILQLKCVRTLNLSDNDIEEVPDEVGELVHLRYLDLSENRRLKKLPDSLCNLVNLQTLRVDRCDSLKKLPEAMGKLTSLQHLHAQGIRLKLPKSIARLKSLRTLDLPVFIGSGDEEALRLSDLRDMDELQGTLWIVLVGKLKDSAASDAKKAKLVNKKHLLHLILAFTQESEVNQSTIQEAVLNALQPNSNLESLLIHGYGGSTLYYPNWTSSLINLKSLTFSQNLFCKYVPLSVLGYLGSLETLRFQGMEKVKKVGFEYSPDHQVILFPNLKQLEFSRMREWEEWDHHDENDATSSSPTCFMPRLSTLSIEDCHKLKTLPDFLRRRKTPLLQNLIIYRCPILSQSCKDRQCPEWSKISHIPNIRIDRKTVQKDGVWIEQED; from the coding sequence ATGGCTGACGCTTTCGTTTCCGTGCTACTGGAACAACTGGCTTCAATAACCTATCAACAAATAGAGAAAGAGGTGAGACTGGTTGTGGGGGTCGAGAAAGAAGTTGCCAAGATCACCAGCAATCTGAAAGCTATTCAGGCCGTGCTCGAGGATGCAGAGAAGAGgcaagtcaaggaagccatcgtCAGAGACTGGCTGGAGAAGCTCAAAGATGTGTCCTACGAGATGGACGACGTGCTTGATGAGTGGACTACTGAGATTCTCATACAACAAGTTGATCATCACCAACAAGGTGGTGAAGGTAGTAGTACTagtactgctgctgctgctgttacCAAGAAGAAGGTATGTTTCTTCGTACCCTCCAactgtttttgttttggccAAGTTAATCGAGTGATCCACCGCCGTGACATTGCTCGTAGAATACAAGATCTGAGTGATAGGTTGAATGAGATTGCTAGAGAAAGACTAAGCTATAACTTTCTAAACACTGAAAGAGTCTTTGAACAACTTGAGAGGTTTGAGACTTCATCTTTGATCGATCTCTCCAAGACATTTGGGAGGGAAGATGAAACTGAAGTAGTTGTGGGCAAGTTGGTCGGCGAGAGTAGTCAAGAAGAGAGGAACCCCTTAGTTATCCCTATAGTAGGGATGGGGGGTATGGGAAAAACTACTCTTGCCCAGATAGTCTACAATAATGAAAAGGTGAAGTTAAATTTCACAAAAAGGATATGGGTTTGTGTTTCAGACCCCTTTAGTGAGATCAAAATTGCCAAAGCTATTATTGAAGATCTCAATAAAGATGATGCTCCAAATTCAAATGATTTGCAACCTTTATTGAAATGTATACAAAGAAATATTGAAGGCCAAAAGTTTCTCCTTGTGCTAGATGATGTGTGGACTGATGATGACAGAAAGTGGGAACAATTAAAGCTATCTTTACAAAGTGGTCTTGTAGGTAGTAGAATATTGGTGACCACACGGAAAGAGGAAGTTGCTATGATGATGGGAGTAACCTCTGCGAATATGATCCATTTGGAGAAGTTGAGTGAACAATGTTGTTGGTCAATATTCTATCACATTGCTTTGGCCGAGAGGGAAAGAGATGAGTCTAAAGTGTTAGAATCTTTGGGTAAAGACATTGTAAAACGGTGTAAAGGTTTGCCTCTTCTTGCAAAGGTTTTAGGGGGTCTAATGCGCTCCAAGAAAACCAATAAAGAATGGCAAGATGTTTTGAGTAGTAAGATATGGGGGTTAGACATAGTGGAGAAACAAGTTTTCCAACCGCTATTACTAAGTTATTATGATTTAACTCCAATGATCAAGCGTTGTCTCTTATATTGTGTTACTTTCCCAAAGGATCATATAATTGACAAAAGAGTTTTGATTGAGTTGTGGATGTCACAAGGTTTTCTTGGTTCAGTTGGGAACAAAGAAAAGATAATGATGGACATTGGAGAATCATATTTCGATAACTTGGTAATGCGATCTTTCTTCCAAAATTTCaaggaagatgaatttggagataTTGAAGAGTGCCAAATGCATGATATTGTGCACGACTTTCTCCAATATTTAACCAAGAACGAATGTTTAATCGTTGAGTTCAAAGGTGGGGAGGAGAGAATAGAATTGCCCAATAAGCTTGGTCATTTGACCATAAAAATGTTTGCACCCGAAGGACCTTTTCCCCTTTCTTTTGACCATTGTCAACGTCTGCGGACCATTACAACATTTAATTGTGAAATTACAAGTCTCAGCCGAGAGTTGATTTTACAATTAAAATGCGTGAGGACGTTGAATTTGAGTGACAACGATATCGAAGAAGTTCCGGACGAGGTTGGCGAGTTGGTGCACTTGAGGTATTTGGATTTATCCGAAAATCGGAGGCTGAAGAAATTACCTGATAGTTTGTGTAATTTAGTCAATTTGCAAACCTTGCGAGTTGATCGGTGCGATAGCCTTAAAAAGTTACCCGAGGCCATGGGAAAGTTGACCAGCTTGCAGCATCTTCATGCTCAGGGTATTCGGCTGAAGTTGCCCAAATCAATTGCGAGGTTGAAAAGTCTACGGACGCTAGATCTGCCTGTGTTTATTGGTAGTGGAGATGAAGAAGCATTGAGGTTAAGTGATTTGAGAGACATGGACGAGCTTCAGGGGACGCTTTGGATCGTATTGGTGGGCAAATTGAAAGATAGTGCTGCGAGTGATGCGAAGAAAGCCAAATTGGTGAACAAGAAACACCTTCTTCATTTGATACTAGCGTTCACCCAGGAGAGCGAGGTCAACCAGAGTACCATCCAGGAAGCAGTATTGAATGCCTTACAGCCAAATTCAAATCTTGAATCCTTACTGATCCATGGTTACGGTGGCAGCACCCTGTACTACCCCAATTGGACCTCCTCTTTAATTAACTTGAAAAGCCTGACCTTCTCTCAGAACTTGTTTTGTAAGTATGTGCCTCTTTCGGTTTTGGGCTACTTGGGGTCCCTTGAGACACTCAGATTTCAAGGAATGGAAAAAGTGAAAAAGGTTGGATTTGAGTACTCACCTGATCATCAAGTTATATTGTTCCCCAATCTGAAACAACTCGAGTTCTCTAGAATGCGGGAGTGGGAAGAATGGGATCATCATGATGAGAATGATGCTACTTCATCGTCACCAACTTGTTTCATGCCACGCCTTTCTACTTTATCCATCGAGGACTGCCATAAGCTGAAGACACTGCCAGACTTCCTTCGGAGGAGGAAGACGCCGCTGCTTCAGAATTTGATCATCTACCGTTGTCCCATTCTCTCCCAAAGTTGCAAAGACAGGCAATGCCCGGAGTGGTCCAAGATTTCTCACATCCCAAACATCAGAATTGATCGCAAAACTGTACAAAAAGATGGAGTTTGGATCGAACAAGAGGATTGA